A single genomic interval of Romboutsia ilealis harbors:
- the pyrB gene encoding aspartate carbamoyltransferase, producing MLLKGRNLIQSEDFSVEEINQILSLSQNIIENPSKYSRVCEGKLLATLFYEPSTRTRLSFESAMYRLGGSVVGFSEPNSSSVSKGESLGDTIRTVSCYADVIVMRHPVAGSAEEAAKYTEIPFINAGDGGNQHPTQTLTDLLTIKSLKGSLDNHTIGLCGDLKNGRTVHSLVKAMSRYKGTKFIFISPDELKMPKYIKEAIQEQGHAYYETNNLDEVIGSLDILYMTRVQRERFENQEQYEKLKNYYILNKSKMQNAREDMLVMHPLPRVNEIDAEVDFDERAVYFKQAKYGMFVRMALIMKLLGAKESQNSLEEAAIDYI from the coding sequence ATGTTATTAAAAGGAAGAAATTTAATCCAATCAGAAGACTTTTCTGTTGAAGAAATAAATCAAATATTATCACTGTCTCAAAATATAATTGAGAACCCATCAAAATATTCTCGTGTATGTGAAGGTAAATTACTGGCTACATTGTTTTATGAGCCATCAACAAGAACAAGGTTAAGCTTTGAATCAGCTATGTATAGATTAGGAGGAAGCGTTGTAGGATTTTCAGAACCTAATTCATCATCTGTATCAAAGGGAGAATCATTAGGAGATACTATAAGAACAGTATCATGTTATGCAGATGTAATAGTAATGAGACATCCAGTAGCAGGTTCAGCTGAGGAAGCAGCAAAATATACAGAAATACCTTTTATAAATGCAGGAGATGGAGGAAACCAACATCCAACACAAACACTTACCGATCTACTTACTATAAAATCCCTAAAAGGAAGTTTAGATAATCATACAATAGGATTATGTGGAGATTTAAAAAATGGAAGAACTGTACATTCTTTAGTAAAGGCTATGTCTAGATATAAAGGAACTAAGTTTATATTTATATCTCCAGATGAATTAAAGATGCCAAAATATATAAAAGAGGCTATACAAGAACAAGGACATGCATATTACGAAACAAATAATTTAGACGAAGTTATAGGTAGTCTAGATATTTTATATATGACAAGAGTTCAAAGAGAAAGATTTGAAAATCAAGAACAATATGAAAAATTAAAGAATTACTATATATTAAATAAGTCGAAAATGCAAAATGCTAGAGAAGATATGCTTGTTATGCATCCATTACCAAGGGTAAATGAAATAGATGCAGAGGTTGATTTTGATGAAAGAGCAGTATACTTCAAGCAAGCTAAATATGGAATGTTTGTAAGAATGGCTTTAATAATGAAACTTTT
- a CDS encoding C40 family peptidase: protein MKRKILVPMFASVMALSMNTVANADQVENNNENDKNSDRTLDLGEYQETTYKTAVVKDGVAVKIRNSGDVKTVAYTGDEFKVIGTQGEWVKVSLEDGEGWLASRYVDIKESIGYVTGEKVNLRAESNTDSEVIKELEIGSTVKVLEVNENWLKVKKGEDEGYIRSLYVSEEAPVIEVEEPVVVNEVQTSNTQSNRTQTSTSSSNSSSSSSSNNSTNSNNGQTQKPAQNNNSSYNPPASSTSSVQAVLNLAYSKIGSPYVWGAEGPNSFDCSGFTYYVFRNAAGVSLPRTSSAQSGYGTTVSKSNLQPGDLVFFNTSGKGVSHVGIYVGGGNMIHSPSSGKTVSVTSINSSYYSSRFVTAKRVL from the coding sequence ATGAAGAGAAAAATATTAGTACCAATGTTTGCATCAGTAATGGCATTATCAATGAATACGGTAGCAAACGCAGATCAAGTAGAAAATAACAACGAAAATGATAAAAATTCAGATAGAACTTTAGATTTAGGTGAATACCAAGAAACTACATATAAAACAGCAGTTGTTAAAGATGGAGTTGCTGTAAAGATAAGAAATAGTGGAGATGTTAAAACTGTTGCTTATACAGGAGATGAATTTAAAGTTATAGGAACTCAAGGAGAATGGGTTAAAGTTTCTTTAGAAGATGGAGAAGGATGGTTAGCTTCTAGATACGTAGATATAAAAGAATCAATTGGATACGTTACAGGAGAAAAGGTGAACTTAAGAGCAGAATCTAATACTGACTCTGAAGTAATAAAAGAGTTAGAGATAGGTTCTACAGTAAAGGTATTAGAAGTTAATGAAAACTGGCTAAAGGTTAAAAAAGGTGAAGATGAAGGATATATAAGATCACTTTATGTATCTGAAGAAGCTCCGGTTATAGAAGTAGAAGAACCAGTTGTTGTTAATGAAGTTCAAACTTCTAATACTCAAAGTAATAGAACTCAAACTTCAACAAGTTCATCGAATTCATCAAGTTCATCAAGTTCTAATAATTCTACAAATAGTAATAATGGACAAACTCAAAAACCAGCACAAAATAACAATAGTTCATACAATCCACCAGCATCAAGTACATCATCTGTACAAGCGGTTTTAAATTTAGCTTACTCTAAAATAGGATCTCCATATGTTTGGGGAGCAGAAGGGCCAAACTCATTTGACTGTTCTGGATTTACATATTATGTATTTAGAAATGCAGCTGGAGTAAGCTTACCAAGAACATCTAGTGCTCAGTCAGGATACGGAACAACTGTAAGTAAGTCAAACTTACAACCAGGAGATTTAGTATTCTTCAATACTAGTGGTAAAGGAGTTAGCCATGTTGGAATATATGTAGGTGGAGGAAATATGATACATTCACCTTCATCTGGAAAAACAGTTAGTGTAACGAGTATAAACTCATCTTATTATAGTTCAAGATTTGTTACAGCTAAGAGAGTTTTATAA
- a CDS encoding CapA family protein — translation MRRKYNRKRVFLVASILVIILILLFTSLGKIFNIIKDHVELDSNIEKVNQDIEKTVEKKSITISFAGDVTMGNYKGSSYYGTFDNEFQNRDGDFDYFFENVKDIFINDDLSVVNLEGPLTTAQNAKVKKFAFKGDPSYVNILKSGNIEAVTLANNHSDDYFEEGIEDTKFILDENNIKYFGLGEKAIIETNGIKVGLLGYNGWLENYTKENLGAMKSDIESMKKEADMVAVYFHWGIEKSYTPNQTQKDFAYDAIDYGSDLVVGSHPHVLQGIEEYKGKYIAYSLGNFCFGGNKNPRDKDSMIYQQTFNFENNKLVSIDIPNVIPCSISSTKSRNDYKPIILQGSEGERILNKIKGISEDLNK, via the coding sequence ATGAGAAGAAAATATAATAGAAAAAGGGTTTTTTTAGTTGCTAGCATATTAGTAATTATATTAATTTTATTATTTACATCATTAGGTAAAATTTTCAATATAATAAAAGATCATGTAGAATTAGATTCTAATATAGAAAAAGTAAATCAAGACATTGAAAAGACTGTGGAGAAAAAAAGTATAACTATAAGCTTTGCAGGTGATGTTACAATGGGTAACTATAAAGGTTCTTCATACTATGGAACTTTTGATAATGAATTCCAAAATAGGGATGGAGATTTTGACTACTTTTTTGAAAATGTGAAAGATATATTTATTAATGATGATTTGAGTGTGGTAAATTTAGAAGGGCCTCTAACAACTGCACAAAATGCTAAAGTGAAAAAATTTGCATTTAAAGGTGATCCATCTTATGTAAACATACTAAAGAGTGGAAATATAGAAGCGGTAACTCTTGCTAACAATCACTCTGATGATTATTTTGAAGAAGGAATTGAGGATACAAAATTTATATTAGATGAGAATAATATAAAATATTTTGGATTAGGAGAAAAAGCTATAATAGAAACGAATGGAATTAAGGTGGGACTTTTAGGGTATAATGGTTGGTTGGAAAATTATACTAAAGAGAATTTAGGGGCTATGAAAAGTGATATAGAATCAATGAAAAAAGAAGCAGATATGGTAGCTGTATACTTTCATTGGGGAATAGAAAAATCATATACTCCAAATCAAACTCAAAAAGATTTTGCGTATGATGCGATAGATTATGGTAGCGATTTAGTTGTAGGTTCACATCCTCATGTATTGCAGGGTATTGAAGAATATAAGGGAAAATATATAGCATATAGTCTAGGAAATTTTTGCTTTGGTGGAAATAAAAACCCAAGAGATAAGGACTCTATGATATATCAACAAACATTCAACTTTGAAAATAATAAATTAGTAAGTATAGATATTCCCAATGTTATACCTTGTTCTATATCGTCAACAAAATCTAGAAATGATTATAAGCCAATTATTTTGCAAGGATCAGAAGGTGAAAGAATTTTAAATAAAATAAAAGGTATAAGTGAAGATTTAAATAAATAA
- a CDS encoding DUF362 domain-containing protein, producing MAYMINDACISCGACEAECPVECISAGDDKYVIDANTCIECGSCAGVCPVDAPQPE from the coding sequence ATGGCTTACATGATAAACGATGCTTGTATAAGCTGTGGTGCTTGCGAAGCTGAATGTCCTGTTGAATGTATATCTGCAGGAGATGACAAATACGTTATAGATGCAAACACTTGTATAGAATGTGGTTCTTGTGCAGGAGTTTGTCCTGTTGACGCTCCTCAACCAGAATAA
- a CDS encoding redox-sensing transcriptional repressor Rex translates to MAEKNISMAVIRRLPKYHRYLGDLLDKEVHRISSKELSDIIGFTASQIRQDLNNFGGFGQQGYGYNVEALHNEIGNILGLNKIYNAVLVGAGNLGQAIANYAGFRKAGFEIKALFDANPRMIGLKIRDFEVLDSENLESFVKENNIDIAILCIPKNGAQDVVDRLINAGIKGIWNFAPVDLEVPKGVIVENVNLTESLFTLSYLMKENE, encoded by the coding sequence ATGGCAGAGAAAAATATATCTATGGCAGTAATAAGAAGATTACCTAAATATCATAGATACTTAGGAGATTTATTAGATAAAGAGGTTCATAGAATATCTTCTAAAGAATTAAGTGATATAATAGGATTTACAGCATCTCAAATCAGACAAGATTTAAATAATTTTGGAGGGTTTGGGCAACAAGGATATGGATATAATGTAGAAGCTCTACACAATGAGATTGGAAATATATTAGGGCTTAATAAAATATATAATGCAGTACTTGTAGGAGCTGGAAATCTTGGTCAAGCAATAGCTAACTATGCTGGATTTAGAAAAGCGGGATTTGAAATTAAAGCATTATTTGATGCTAACCCTAGAATGATCGGATTAAAAATAAGGGATTTTGAAGTATTAGACTCAGAAAACTTAGAATCTTTTGTGAAAGAGAATAATATTGATATAGCTATATTATGTATACCTAAAAATGGAGCACAAGATGTTGTTGATAGATTAATAAACGCAGGGATAAAAGGAATTTGGAATTTTGCACCTGTAGATTTAGAAGTTCCTAAAGGTGTTATAGTAGAAAATGTAAACTTAACAGAAAGTTTATTTACATTATCATACTTAATGAAAGAAAATGAATAA
- a CDS encoding ABC-F family ATP-binding cassette domain-containing protein: MIVLSCNNLNKSFGIDSILENVNFTVNEYDKIGIIGVNGTGKTTLFKIISGIYGYDSGDIYTSKDCEIGYLEQNTNFHSENTIFEEVLEVFKDVIEMEKYLRNLEHKISEESSNANSTTLEKLMNEYSNKLEAFSDMNGYGYKSEAKGVLKGLGFSDEDMDKPISILSGGEKTRVLLGKLLLKKPTLLLLDEPTNHLDSEAIEWLEVFLKQYKGTVILISHDRYFLDQVVNRIFEIHNKKLKTYNGNYSDFIEASAIEKELELKKFEDQQKDIKKQEESIERLKAFGREKHLKRARSKEKALAKVDVLDKPEAYRKKARIEFNPSVTSGNDVLQLRNVSMGYGERILFKDLNLDIYRGEKVALIGANGIGKSTLFKIIMNEIVPLSGDIKFGTNVNVSYFHQEQKTLNLDNTIIDEIWEDNKQLTQTTLRSMLGAFLFEGEDVFKKISTLSGGERARVAILKLILSNANLLLLDEPTNHLDIDSKEVLEEALSGYTGTIFTISHDRYFLNTVVDKVLVLDENGITEYLGNYDYYIEKKKQIQEMNTIEVIEEKTKTQLKEEKRKEREQREAEKKNRVKRQNIEKEIEETEAKIEEMDVLLCQEEVYSNPEKSKDVSQQKASLEEKLSALYEEWESLM, encoded by the coding sequence ATGATTGTTTTGTCATGTAATAACTTAAATAAAAGTTTTGGAATAGATTCTATACTAGAAAACGTAAATTTCACAGTGAATGAGTACGATAAAATCGGTATAATTGGAGTTAATGGTACGGGAAAAACTACTCTATTTAAAATAATTTCTGGAATATATGGTTATGATAGTGGAGATATATATACTTCTAAAGATTGTGAAATTGGATATTTAGAGCAAAATACAAATTTCCATTCTGAAAATACAATCTTTGAAGAAGTTCTTGAAGTTTTTAAAGATGTAATAGAGATGGAGAAATATTTAAGAAATTTAGAGCACAAAATTTCTGAAGAAAGTTCTAATGCAAACTCTACTACTCTAGAAAAACTTATGAATGAATATTCTAATAAGTTAGAAGCATTTTCTGATATGAATGGATACGGATATAAATCAGAAGCAAAAGGCGTCTTAAAAGGATTAGGTTTTAGTGATGAAGATATGGATAAACCTATTAGCATTCTTTCTGGAGGAGAGAAAACTAGAGTTTTATTAGGTAAACTTCTTTTAAAGAAACCTACTTTACTTTTATTAGATGAACCTACTAACCACCTTGATTCGGAAGCTATAGAGTGGTTAGAGGTTTTCTTAAAGCAATATAAAGGTACTGTAATTTTAATTTCACATGATAGATATTTCTTAGATCAAGTTGTAAATAGAATTTTCGAAATTCATAATAAAAAATTAAAAACTTACAATGGTAATTATTCTGATTTTATTGAAGCTTCGGCTATAGAAAAAGAGTTAGAATTAAAGAAATTTGAAGACCAACAAAAGGATATAAAGAAACAAGAAGAATCAATAGAAAGACTTAAAGCTTTTGGTCGAGAAAAGCATTTAAAAAGAGCTCGAAGTAAAGAAAAAGCTTTAGCAAAAGTTGATGTATTAGATAAACCTGAAGCTTATAGAAAAAAAGCTAGAATCGAATTTAACCCTTCTGTTACTAGTGGAAATGATGTTTTACAATTAAGAAATGTATCTATGGGGTATGGAGAAAGAATTTTATTTAAAGATCTTAATTTAGATATATACCGAGGAGAAAAAGTTGCCCTTATAGGTGCTAATGGTATTGGAAAATCAACTTTATTTAAAATAATTATGAATGAGATTGTTCCTTTATCTGGGGATATAAAATTTGGAACTAATGTTAACGTATCTTATTTTCACCAAGAACAAAAAACGCTTAATCTAGATAATACTATCATTGATGAAATTTGGGAAGATAACAAACAATTAACACAAACTACTTTAAGAAGTATGTTAGGTGCATTTTTATTTGAAGGTGAAGATGTCTTTAAAAAAATATCAACTTTAAGTGGTGGTGAAAGAGCTAGAGTAGCTATACTTAAACTTATATTATCTAACGCAAACTTATTATTGCTAGACGAGCCTACAAATCACTTGGATATAGATTCTAAGGAAGTTCTTGAAGAAGCACTATCTGGCTATACAGGAACTATATTTACAATCTCTCATGATAGATATTTCTTAAATACCGTCGTAGATAAAGTATTAGTTTTAGATGAAAATGGAATTACTGAGTATCTTGGAAATTATGATTACTATATAGAAAAGAAAAAACAAATTCAAGAAATGAATACTATCGAAGTAATAGAAGAAAAAACAAAAACTCAACTTAAAGAAGAAAAAAGAAAAGAAAGAGAACAAAGAGAAGCCGAGAAAAAAAATAGGGTCAAACGTCAAAATATAGAAAAAGAAATAGAAGAAACTGAAGCTAAGATAGAAGAAATGGATGTACTTTTATGTCAAGAAGAAGTTTACTCTAATCCAGAAAAATCTAAAGATGTTAGTCAGCAAAAAGCTAGTTTAGAAGAAAAACTATCAGCACTTTATGAAGAATGGGAATCTCTGATGTAG
- a CDS encoding MATE family efflux transporter, with translation MECLFSLNDNNKRFYKLLISLCIPIIIQQLISTSVNIIDTVMISSLGEVSVASIGVANQYFFLFNMALSGIVGGAGVFISQFYGKNDIYNIKKTTSFTVLLSVGLSVIFVFLATIFPTNIINIFSKDSEVVRLCKEYFSIIVFCYPIIAISTVFSMGSRSVRNPKLGMICSSIALIVNIGLNYCLIFGNLGFPTLGVKGAALATVIARIVEFTLIVSYVYFIKKDYVLKFTFKDFKLIDKNFMNTFISKSLPVFINDTTWAIGTILYSVAYSKAGTSAIAASQIATSTGNFFIITSVCIGIGASIMLGNELGADRIDTALTYAKKFSRLVVIVGLLCGGLLILNIPLLLKMFSVSSDLAPDMTKIFFIMGVMLALRAFNTLIVIGILRSGGDTKYSLYLELGCMWFVSIPLTFLAAFKGAPIYILVLLSYSEEIVKFIFGVPRALSKKWANNIVKEMN, from the coding sequence ATGGAGTGTTTATTTTCATTAAATGATAATAATAAAAGATTTTATAAATTACTTATTTCCTTATGTATCCCCATAATAATACAACAACTTATATCTACATCTGTAAATATAATAGATACTGTTATGATAAGTAGTTTAGGTGAAGTATCTGTAGCTTCAATAGGTGTTGCAAATCAATATTTCTTTTTATTTAATATGGCATTATCAGGAATAGTTGGTGGTGCAGGAGTATTTATATCTCAATTTTATGGGAAAAATGATATATATAATATAAAAAAGACTACTAGCTTCACTGTTTTATTATCAGTTGGACTTAGTGTTATATTTGTATTTCTAGCAACAATATTCCCAACTAATATTATAAATATTTTCTCTAAAGACTCTGAAGTTGTTAGGTTATGCAAAGAATATTTTAGTATAATAGTATTTTGCTATCCAATTATAGCAATTAGTACTGTATTTAGTATGGGCTCTAGAAGTGTCAGAAATCCAAAACTTGGTATGATATGTAGTTCTATAGCTTTAATAGTTAATATTGGATTAAACTATTGTTTAATCTTTGGTAACCTTGGATTTCCTACTTTAGGGGTCAAAGGTGCAGCATTAGCTACTGTAATAGCTAGAATTGTTGAATTTACTTTAATAGTTAGCTATGTATATTTTATAAAAAAGGATTATGTATTAAAGTTTACTTTCAAGGATTTTAAACTTATAGACAAAAATTTTATGAATACTTTTATATCTAAAAGTTTGCCTGTATTTATAAATGATACTACATGGGCAATTGGAACAATTTTATATTCTGTGGCTTATTCAAAGGCTGGTACTTCTGCAATAGCTGCTAGTCAAATAGCTACAAGCACAGGTAATTTCTTTATTATAACTTCTGTATGTATCGGTATTGGTGCATCTATTATGTTAGGTAATGAACTAGGTGCTGATAGAATAGATACTGCCCTAACTTATGCTAAAAAGTTCTCTCGATTAGTAGTTATAGTAGGACTACTTTGCGGTGGTTTGTTAATATTAAATATCCCACTTTTATTAAAAATGTTTAGTGTCTCAAGTGATTTAGCTCCTGATATGACAAAGATATTCTTTATAATGGGTGTAATGTTAGCTTTAAGAGCATTTAATACTCTTATTGTAATAGGTATATTAAGAAGCGGTGGGGATACAAAGTATTCTTTATACCTAGAATTAGGATGTATGTGGTTTGTTTCTATACCTCTTACTTTTTTAGCAGCTTTCAAAGGTGCTCCTATATATATTTTAGTACTTCTTAGCTATTCTGAAGAGATAGTTAAATTTATATTCGGTGTACCAAGAGCGTTATCTAAAAAATGGGCTAATAATATTGTTAAAGAAATGAATTAA
- the tsaD gene encoding tRNA (adenosine(37)-N6)-threonylcarbamoyltransferase complex transferase subunit TsaD, protein MKDIITLAVESSCDETSVAILKNGREVLSNIINTQVDLHKKFGGVVPEVASRKHIENIDVVLQEALDKANITLNDVDHIAVTYGPGLVGALLVGLSHAKALAFTLNKPLVGVNHIEGHVSANYIEHKDLKPPFITLIVSGGHTHLVEVKDYGEYEILGRTRDDASGEAFDKIARSMGLGYPGGPIVDRLAKEGNKNAIDFPRAYLDEGYDFSFSGLKSAVLNYLNAKKMKNEEIVVEDVCASFQEAVVEVLSKKAIKAAKEKGYNTITLAGGVACNSALRDKLTELGKQNNIDIKYPSPVLCTDNAAMIGCAGYYSYINGRRDDMSLNAVPNLRIGQK, encoded by the coding sequence ATGAAAGATATAATAACATTAGCTGTAGAGAGTAGTTGCGACGAAACATCTGTTGCAATTTTAAAAAATGGAAGAGAAGTTTTATCAAATATAATAAATACTCAAGTCGATTTACATAAAAAATTTGGAGGAGTAGTACCAGAAGTTGCATCAAGAAAACACATAGAAAATATAGATGTTGTATTACAAGAAGCTTTAGATAAAGCTAATATCACATTAAATGACGTAGATCATATTGCAGTAACTTATGGACCGGGATTAGTTGGTGCATTATTAGTTGGATTATCACATGCAAAAGCACTTGCATTTACTTTAAATAAACCTTTAGTTGGAGTTAATCATATAGAAGGTCATGTAAGTGCAAACTATATAGAACACAAAGATTTAAAACCACCATTTATAACATTAATAGTATCTGGAGGTCACACGCACTTAGTAGAAGTAAAAGATTATGGAGAGTATGAAATATTAGGTAGAACAAGAGATGATGCATCTGGAGAAGCATTTGATAAGATAGCTAGATCTATGGGATTAGGATATCCAGGTGGGCCTATAGTAGATAGATTAGCTAAGGAAGGTAATAAAAATGCGATAGACTTTCCAAGAGCGTATTTAGATGAAGGATATGATTTTAGTTTTAGTGGATTAAAATCAGCAGTTTTAAATTACTTAAATGCTAAGAAAATGAAAAATGAAGAAATAGTTGTTGAAGATGTTTGTGCATCTTTCCAAGAGGCTGTTGTTGAAGTATTATCCAAAAAAGCTATAAAAGCAGCTAAGGAAAAGGGATATAATACTATAACGCTTGCTGGAGGAGTTGCATGTAACTCAGCGCTTAGAGATAAACTTACTGAATTAGGTAAACAAAATAATATAGATATAAAATATCCATCTCCAGTTTTATGCACAGATAATGCAGCAATGATAGGTTGTGCAGGATATTATAGTTACATTAATGGAAGAAGAGATGATATGAGTTTAAATGCTGTTCCAAATTTAAGAATAGGGCAGAAGTAA
- the rimI gene encoding ribosomal protein S18-alanine N-acetyltransferase: MENNIVIEQMTSKDIDGVFEVEKNCFEHHWSKDAFKKELNNEVARYLVAKTDGKVVGYVGIWFVMDEGHITNVAVHSDYRGRKIGDKLVQALVNLCRENNIVSMTLEVRVSNIVAQNLYKKYGFKLAGIRKEYYSDNKEDAMIMWNDIKVV; this comes from the coding sequence ATGGAAAATAATATAGTAATAGAGCAAATGACATCTAAAGATATTGATGGCGTTTTTGAAGTTGAAAAAAATTGTTTTGAACATCATTGGTCTAAGGATGCGTTTAAAAAAGAACTGAACAATGAAGTAGCAAGATACTTAGTAGCAAAAACAGATGGAAAAGTTGTTGGATATGTTGGTATATGGTTCGTAATGGATGAAGGTCATATTACTAATGTAGCTGTTCACAGTGATTATAGAGGAAGAAAAATCGGAGATAAATTAGTACAAGCTTTAGTTAATCTTTGCAGAGAAAATAATATAGTATCAATGACATTAGAAGTTAGAGTTTCTAATATAGTAGCACAAAATCTTTATAAAAAATATGGATTTAAGCTGGCTGGAATAAGAAAAGAATATTATAGCGACAATAAAGAGGATGCCATGATAATGTGGAATGATATAAAGGTGGTGTAA
- the tsaB gene encoding tRNA (adenosine(37)-N6)-threonylcarbamoyltransferase complex dimerization subunit type 1 TsaB: MKVLGIDTSSLATSVAVIEDNKLICEYTINTKKTHSQKLMPMIENMLNISDLNINEIDLIAVCEGPGSFTGLRIAMATAKAIAHVNNLPIVGVNSVELLSGNMNLCDKKVCSILDAQRTQVYMGQYKFENNKLVELKGVDVVEIDELIEELKNTNEEWIIVGEAVYKYEDKLKDISNIHIPAPSHNVSRASSLCSIAIDKYNNNIDVYDCYSINPLYIRKSQAEVQYDEKMKRLNDGK; encoded by the coding sequence ATGAAGGTTTTAGGTATAGATACATCTTCACTAGCTACAAGTGTAGCAGTTATAGAAGATAATAAATTAATATGTGAATATACAATAAACACTAAAAAAACTCATTCTCAAAAACTTATGCCAATGATAGAGAATATGCTAAATATAAGTGATTTAAATATAAATGAAATAGATTTAATAGCAGTATGTGAAGGTCCTGGATCATTTACAGGATTAAGAATAGCTATGGCTACTGCTAAAGCTATAGCACATGTAAACAATCTACCTATAGTAGGAGTAAACTCAGTAGAGTTATTATCAGGAAATATGAACTTATGTGATAAAAAGGTATGTTCTATATTAGATGCGCAAAGAACTCAAGTTTATATGGGTCAATATAAATTTGAAAATAATAAGTTAGTTGAGTTAAAAGGTGTAGATGTAGTTGAAATAGATGAACTTATAGAAGAATTAAAAAATACTAATGAAGAATGGATTATAGTTGGAGAAGCTGTATATAAATATGAAGATAAACTTAAGGATATATCTAATATACATATACCAGCACCATCTCATAATGTAAGTAGGGCTAGTAGCTTATGTTCAATAGCAATAGATAAATATAATAACAATATAGATGTTTATGATTGTTACAGCATAAATCCATTATACATAAGAAAATCTCAAGCAGAAGTTCAATATGATGAAAAAATGAAGAGGTTAAATGATGGAAAATAA
- the tsaE gene encoding tRNA (adenosine(37)-N6)-threonylcarbamoyltransferase complex ATPase subunit type 1 TsaE translates to MVKIYLEDESKTKEIGYKLGNLLRPGSVICLIGDLGAGKTTMTQSLAKALEVDDYITSPTFTIVNEYEGKMPLYHFDVYRIGSSDEMYDIGYEEYINGEGVCIIEWANLIEDILPDEYLHIELKYKDMSREMILNPVGEKYEKIVEELTK, encoded by the coding sequence ATGGTTAAAATATATTTAGAAGATGAAAGTAAAACTAAAGAAATCGGATATAAATTAGGAAATTTACTAAGACCAGGAAGTGTAATATGCCTAATTGGAGATTTAGGTGCAGGAAAGACTACAATGACTCAAAGCCTTGCTAAAGCACTAGAGGTAGATGATTATATAACGAGCCCTACATTTACAATAGTAAATGAATATGAAGGAAAAATGCCTTTATATCATTTCGATGTATATAGAATTGGTAGTAGTGATGAAATGTATGATATAGGGTATGAAGAGTATATAAATGGTGAAGGTGTATGCATCATAGAATGGGCAAACTTAATAGAAGATATACTTCCAGATGAATATTTACACATAGAGTTAAAATATAAAGATATGTCTAGAGAAATGATATTAAATCCAGTTGGAGAAAAATACGAAAAAATAGTTGAGGAGCTGACAAAATAA
- a CDS encoding ECF transporter S component produces the protein MQQTMKSTKFLTVSTLVKISILSAIGYILMFISVPLPMLFPEFLKIDISDLTALLGGISLGPMAGVTIAFLKNLLQFITGMSTTGGVGEFANFLIGGSFVFTVSYIYSKKRNIQGVIIGLVSGMVVMTVVGCVANYFIILPFYATIGWSIDAVVSMGAAINPVIDSKMSFVIWMIAPFNILKSGLMSLLTLPMYKKTEKILNRVK, from the coding sequence ATGCAACAAACTATGAAAAGTACTAAATTTTTAACAGTATCAACACTAGTAAAAATATCAATATTATCGGCAATTGGATATATACTTATGTTTATATCAGTGCCATTACCTATGTTATTTCCTGAATTTCTAAAAATAGATATATCAGATTTGACAGCATTATTAGGTGGAATATCATTAGGACCTATGGCAGGGGTTACTATAGCATTTCTTAAAAATTTACTTCAATTTATAACAGGTATGTCAACTACAGGTGGAGTTGGAGAATTTGCTAACTTCTTAATAGGAGGTTCATTTGTTTTTACAGTTTCATATATATATTCTAAAAAAAGAAATATACAAGGAGTTATTATAGGTCTTGTAAGTGGAATGGTAGTAATGACAGTGGTAGGATGTGTAGCAAACTATTTTATAATATTACCTTTCTATGCAACAATAGGATGGTCAATAGATGCAGTAGTTTCTATGGGAGCAGCTATAAACCCCGTTATAGATAGTAAAATGAGTTTTGTAATATGGATGATAGCTCCATTTAATATATTAAAATCTGGGTTAATGTCTTTATTAACATTACCGATGTATAAGAAAACAGAAAAAATTTTAAATAGAGTTAAGTAA